A region of Chitinophaga horti DNA encodes the following proteins:
- a CDS encoding RNA polymerase sigma factor — protein MNKPSADEAFLQLMNEHQRIIFKICHSYCQHPDDREDLAQEIIYQLWKSYRQAVVHVKFSTWMYRVALNTAISFYRKDKKIPRAPNIEGHLIEIADDSRDEHNEQQLQMLQQFIQALPSLERALMLLYLDEKTHAEIADILGISESNVGTRIGRIKQQLRVKMAGMVK, from the coding sequence ATGAACAAACCATCCGCCGACGAGGCCTTTCTGCAGCTCATGAACGAACATCAGCGGATCATCTTTAAGATCTGCCACTCCTACTGCCAGCATCCCGACGACCGGGAAGACCTGGCGCAGGAGATCATTTACCAGTTGTGGAAGTCTTACCGGCAGGCAGTTGTTCATGTTAAGTTCAGTACCTGGATGTACCGGGTTGCTTTGAATACCGCCATTTCCTTTTACCGGAAAGACAAGAAGATACCGCGTGCGCCTAATATCGAAGGGCATTTGATAGAGATTGCCGATGACAGTAGAGATGAACATAACGAGCAGCAGTTGCAAATGCTGCAACAGTTCATCCAGGCGTTACCCAGCCTGGAGCGGGCGTTGATGTTGTTGTACCTGGATGAAAAGACACATGCCGAGATAGCCGACATCTTAGGCATTTCTGAGAGTAACGTTGGCACCAGGATCGGGAGGATCAAACAGCAGCTGCGGGTGAAGATGGCCGGGATGGTGAAGTGA
- a CDS encoding MBL fold metallo-hydrolase, with amino-acid sequence MRLKVFGQLPRGTDMARILHSTNYHEGQFHNQEPTVLMKDGFKLRDFWNFFTARNTRPPRPLPTVKRDLNNPQPGETELTWFGHSSYLIQHEGLNILVDPVFSGHASPFPVAGKAFAGADAYTVADMPPIDLLIITHDHYDHMDYATITALQPKVKLICTSLGIAAHLRHWGIPEKKVLEFDWWETQQAHPAIALTAVPARHFSGRSLRRNGTLWSAFVLELTGKRIFLGGDSGYGRHFAEIGRRFGPFDLALLECGQYNERWPMIHMMPEENVQAAIDLQAKVLMPVHWGKFALALHTWDEPINRLVTSAKERDMAIVTPKIGERVLIGTHHPQEAWWLTV; translated from the coding sequence ATGAGGCTTAAAGTTTTTGGTCAGCTCCCGCGCGGCACGGATATGGCGCGCATCCTTCACTCCACCAACTACCACGAAGGACAATTTCATAACCAGGAACCAACGGTCCTGATGAAAGACGGCTTTAAGCTGCGTGACTTCTGGAACTTCTTTACTGCCAGGAACACGCGCCCGCCCCGCCCGCTGCCCACGGTGAAACGGGACCTGAACAACCCGCAGCCCGGCGAAACGGAGCTTACCTGGTTTGGTCATTCCTCTTATCTTATCCAACACGAGGGACTCAATATCCTGGTAGACCCGGTGTTCAGCGGTCATGCCTCCCCGTTCCCGGTGGCCGGTAAGGCTTTCGCCGGGGCCGACGCCTACACGGTAGCAGATATGCCTCCTATCGACCTGCTGATCATCACGCATGACCACTACGATCATATGGATTATGCCACGATCACAGCCCTGCAACCCAAGGTAAAGCTGATCTGCACGTCGCTGGGCATCGCCGCGCATCTGCGCCATTGGGGTATCCCGGAAAAGAAGGTGTTGGAGTTCGACTGGTGGGAAACGCAGCAGGCGCATCCCGCTATTGCCTTAACGGCTGTTCCTGCCCGCCACTTCTCGGGTCGTTCATTGCGCCGTAACGGCACCTTATGGTCGGCCTTCGTGCTGGAACTTACGGGCAAACGCATCTTCCTGGGAGGAGACAGCGGCTATGGCCGCCATTTTGCCGAGATAGGCCGCCGCTTCGGCCCGTTCGACCTGGCTTTGCTGGAATGCGGACAGTACAACGAGCGCTGGCCCATGATCCACATGATGCCGGAAGAAAATGTACAGGCAGCGATCGACCTGCAGGCAAAGGTGCTGATGCCGGTGCACTGGGGTAAGTTCGCACTGGCCTTGCATACCTGGGACGAGCCCATCAACCGCCTCGTTACCAGTGCAAAGGAGCGGGATATGGCGATCGTTACGCCAAAAATAGGAGAGCGGGTGTTGATAGGTACGCATCACCCGCAGGAGGCCTGGTGGCTTACTGTTTAA
- a CDS encoding PQQ-dependent sugar dehydrogenase produces the protein MRRLIPFLGAGLCMIAAACGDGGKKAGADSVAQTHTGDSLPAPFATESTKKFSKVIGWDSSRTPTAPEGFTVTKFADGFNNPRWIYILPNGDILIAEASTKPKLKDKVAAVASGKSKSQNLGNSADRITLLRDSNGDGVPESRNTFLSGLNQPLGMLLLNNNFYVGNTDGILMYPYKENANTISGEGKKILELPAGGYNNHWTRNLLASKDGKHIYVSVGSASNVAEHGLEEEVRRAAILEINPDGTGERIFASGLRNPVGMDWAPGTNTLWTAVNERDELGDELVPDYMTSVKEGGFYGWPYSYFGQHEDPRMKGQGKELVAKAIVPDVPLGSHTASLGLAFYTGEAFPEKYRNGAFVGQHGSWNRSVLSGYKVVFVPFADGKAANGYEDFLTGFIADEPKGEVYGRPVGVAVAKDGSLLVADDASNTIWRVTYNK, from the coding sequence ATGAGACGTTTAATACCATTTCTAGGGGCAGGATTGTGCATGATCGCCGCTGCCTGTGGTGACGGAGGAAAGAAAGCCGGGGCAGACAGTGTAGCGCAAACGCATACAGGCGATTCCCTGCCGGCACCATTTGCCACGGAATCGACAAAGAAATTCAGTAAAGTGATCGGGTGGGACAGCAGCCGCACGCCCACTGCGCCGGAAGGCTTTACGGTAACGAAGTTCGCAGACGGGTTTAACAATCCCCGCTGGATCTATATATTACCAAACGGCGATATCCTCATCGCAGAAGCATCTACCAAACCTAAACTCAAAGACAAGGTAGCGGCCGTAGCCAGCGGCAAGTCCAAATCGCAAAACCTCGGCAACAGCGCCGACCGTATCACCCTGCTGCGCGACAGCAACGGCGACGGTGTGCCGGAATCACGCAATACGTTTCTCTCCGGCCTGAATCAGCCGCTCGGTATGCTGCTGTTGAACAACAACTTCTACGTAGGCAACACCGACGGCATCCTGATGTATCCTTATAAAGAAAACGCCAACACCATCAGCGGTGAAGGTAAAAAGATACTGGAACTGCCTGCCGGTGGTTATAATAATCACTGGACGCGCAACCTGCTGGCATCGAAAGATGGTAAACACATTTACGTATCGGTAGGTTCCGCCAGTAATGTGGCCGAACATGGCCTCGAAGAGGAAGTGCGCCGTGCGGCCATCCTCGAGATCAACCCGGATGGTACCGGTGAACGCATTTTTGCATCGGGTTTACGCAACCCGGTGGGCATGGACTGGGCACCGGGTACAAACACGCTGTGGACGGCCGTAAACGAACGCGATGAACTGGGAGATGAGCTGGTGCCGGATTATATGACCAGTGTGAAGGAAGGCGGTTTTTACGGCTGGCCGTATTCCTATTTCGGTCAGCATGAAGATCCGCGTATGAAAGGGCAGGGTAAGGAGCTGGTAGCCAAAGCGATCGTGCCGGATGTACCATTAGGTTCGCATACCGCATCACTCGGACTGGCTTTTTACACAGGCGAGGCATTCCCGGAGAAGTACCGTAATGGTGCGTTCGTAGGCCAGCATGGTTCCTGGAACCGGTCTGTCTTGTCTGGTTATAAAGTAGTATTTGTGCCTTTTGCAGATGGAAAAGCGGCCAACGGGTACGAAGATTTCCTCACCGGTTTTATTGCCGACGAGCCCAAGGGCGAAGTATATGGCAGGCCGGTAGGTGTAGCAGTAGCGAAAGACGGTTCCCTGCTGGTGGCGGACGATGCGTCGAACACCATATGGCGGGTGACTTACAATAAATGA